The following DNA comes from Ignavibacteria bacterium.
ATGCCGCCTGAATCAGTAACTACGAATTTACAATCAGTTAAAAGCTTTATAAAATCTGTATACCCGGCGGGTTCAGTAATTATTATGTTATTAATTCCTTCAAGCTTTTTAAGAAGTGCGAATTTCTCCGCCATCTTAAGCGTTCGGGGGTGAATGGGGAGAACGATTTTTATACCGGGATCATTAGTGCGGGCTGAATGGGATATTCCTTCAAAAATTGATATGATCTTTGCAAGATTTTCTTTGTTATCAACATTCACCGGCCTGTGTATTGTTGCAAGAACATACTTCTGCTTTTTTATTCCAAGCTTCTTCAGTACTTCTGATGAATTTATTTTTTTCCTGAAATGAACCAGCGAATCTATCATAGTATCACCGGTTAAAAATATCCTGTTTCTTTTAACTCCTTCTTTCAACAGGTTATCAACACCGGCACGCTCAGTTATAAAAAGCATTTCAGAAAGAGCATCGGTTACAATTCGGTTAATTTCCTCAGGCATTGTGTTATCAAAGCTGCGGAGGCCTGCTTCAACATGCGCTATAGGGATTGTACCGCTGCCGTGATGTATCTTTGAGCATACAAGCGCGCAGGCTATAGTAGAATTTACATCGCCGAAAACAATAACAAGATCAGGCTTTTCTTTTAACACGACCTTTTCGAATTCAGTCATAATTTTCGCGGTCTGCTCTGCATGAGAGCCTGAGCCTGCACCTAAATAAATATCCGGTTCTGGCAGGTCCAGATCCTTAAAAAATACCTTTGAAAGCCTGTGGTCATAATGCTGACCTGTATGTACTATTAAATGTTTGAAAAGGGATTTGTGTTTGTTAAGCTCCCGTTCAATAGGGGCAAGCTTCATAAAATTAGGCCTTGCCCCTACAACGGATATGATCTTCTTTTTTGTTCTGGTCAATTAATATTCAGCTAGCTGATCTTAAAAGTGTTAGCGCCAAGAAGCGTTATCTTTTCCCTGTTCAATTTCAGCTTCTTTGTCGCGTTCCTTGTATCGATAACCCTTTTTGAAAAAGCGACTATCCATTCATAATCATATGTAGTATGATCTGTTACTATAACAGTAACATCAGCTTCTTTAAGCAGCTTTTCATTAAGCTCCTGAACGCGGAATATCTTATCCATCAGCCTTATATTTCTCATATACGGGTCATGGAAATTGATGTTCTGAATTCCTTCTTTATAGAGCAGCTCTATTACCTTTATTGCCGGTGAATTCCTGGGATCTTCAACATCGCGCTTGAATGTGGTGCCAAGTATCAATACATTGGCGTCAGCGGCTTTAACCGGCGCATTGGCAATTTCTCTCATAACCATATCCCTTACATAAAAGGGCATCTCTTCATTGGATTCAGCTGCAAGCTCAACAAAATTCGTGTGGAAGTCATATTGTTTTGCAGCCCAGTCAAGATAGTACGGGTCTATTTGTATGCAGTGCCCGCCGATCCCCGGACCGGGGTAAAATGGCATATATCCAAATGGCTTGGTTGCGGCAGCTTCTATTACTTCCCAGATATTCACATTTCCCATCCTGTCGCAAAGCCTTGCAAGCTCATTCACCAGCGCTATATTCACGCTGCGGAAAATATTTTCAAGCAGCTTTTCCATTTCAGCGGCCCTGGGTGAAGATACCTGGTGTACTTTTGTGGCAACTTCCTGCATTATCATCACAGAAAGCTCCTGGCATTTTTTAGTTACCCCGCCGACTACTATCGGGGTATTACCGGTATTATATACTTTATTTCCTGGGTCAACCCTTTCAGGTGAAAATGAGAGGTAATAATCTTTGCCGCATTTCCACCCTTTTGATTCCAGCAGCGGCTGGACGTAATCTTCGGTGGTGCCGGGGAATGTTGTGCTTTTTAATATTATCAGGGTGTGCCTTTTCATCCTTTTGAAAATTTCCTGTGTGGAATCCATTATAAAAGAAATATCAGGAGTTTTATTATCAGTAACCGGGGTAGGCACACAAATGAAGATAATTTCCTGGTCGCCTATTTTATCATAATTTGCTGAAGCTGTAAAAAGGTTATTATTTATTGCGTAAAGGAAATCTTTATTGATAACATCTTTTATATAATTCTTTTTCTGCTGTATAAGCTTGATCTTATTCTGGTCAAGATCAACGCCGTGTACATTAAATCCTTTTCTTGCGAACTCTATTGCAAGAGGTAAACCGACATATCCCAGTCCGATAATACCGATCTTGGCTTTTTTCTGCTTGATTTTTTCTCTTAATACTTCACTCATTTATTGTTTTCCTTCTGGTAGTGTATTAGTGAAATTAGAATTCTGTATTTCCTTGTATCTGGTATCAAATACCTGCAACAGTTTAAACTGTTTGCCGGTTATTTATATATACTTTCAGCTTCTTCCTTGCGTTTTTTCCACCACTGTTCATTGGCTTTATACCACTCAACTGTGGCTTTGAACTGAGCATAAGGATCAACTGCCGGCTTAAAGCCAAGCTTGGTTATCTTATCTACATTTAAAGCGTAGCGGAAATCATGGTTGGGTCTTGGATCAGGAATGTAGCTTATCCATTCATCTTTGTTTACTCCAAGCATTTCACATATCCATTCAGCAGCCCGGCGGTTTGTGATCTCAGGGTTATGGTTTGCTGCGACATTATACGCATTTCCTGCTTCGCCTTTATTGAGTAAGAACTCAAGGCATTCCGATGTCAGCGGCGCATAAAGCCAGTCACGCACCTGCAGGCCTTCTCCCCATAAGGGGATCTTATCACCAAGCAGGATATTTGATATCCATCTAGGCAGCGCTTTTTCAGGATACTGCCACGGGCCGAAATTGTTTGTGGGCCTTAAGACTATCACAGGGTAATTTCTTCCGAATTCCATTGCAAGGTCATCAGCCTGTGATTTTGATTTTGAATACGCGGAAGTTGCCTGGCTATCGCCAATGAGTTTATCGCCTTCAGCAAAATAACCATCGGCAATAGAGCCATAAACTTCATCGGTAGATATATGGATGAATTTCTCGATTCCGTTTTCAAACGCGGCTTCAAGCATTACTTTTGTGCCTTCAACATTTGTGCGGTAAAAAAGGTCAGGGTCGGTTTCGCTGCGGGTGTTGTGGCTTTCAGCCGCAAAATGAATTACAGATTGAGAGCCTTTAAGCGACTTAACAGCAATATCTTTATCACAGATATCGCCTTCGATAAATTTAACTTTGCCTTCAGCAATAAGAGGCTCAAGATTGTCTTTTCCTCCCGCATAGGTGAGCTTATCAAGAACCGTGACATTATAACCTTTAGAGGTTATATAATAGACAAAGTTTGTACCAATAAAACCGGCTCCGCCGGTAACAAGTATGTTTTTCATTTCTTATTCCCCTCTAAAAAGAGGGGTGGCCCGGTTTACCGGGACGGGGTGTGTTCCTTTATCCACGTTAAAATTTTTGTAATAACCAATTTTACATCTTTTGTAACTTCGTGATCTTTAAATCTTAATACTGTTAGTCCAAATTCTTCAAGTCTGTTTTGTCTTTTAGCATCATATTTTTCCTTTTCATCATGACTGTTACCGTCTATTTCTATTACCAGTGATAACTTACTGCAGTAAAAATCAACAATTTATTCGTCTATAGGCTTTTGTCTGTGAAAATCATAACCCAGTTTTTTACCTTTCAGCTCTTTCCATAATAAGACTTCAGAATAAATTCCCTGCTTCCTAAGCTTCCTGGCAGTATCTACCAGTTTGGAGTTATATGGTATAATCTGATTTTTAATTAACACACCCCTCCATTTCGCTTCACGAAATTCCTCCCCTCTCAAGAGGGGAATAATCTAATCCCTTATAAATAATCCGAAGTTAAGCCCTACATTAATTACCAGGCCTTTTGTCTCTATACCTTTTGGAAAATCCTTTACTTCAACATCATTATCTACTCTCCAGGTATTCTGAGCGCCAAGCTGGTAACCGCAGTCAATCTTAAGGTACATGAATTTTCTCAGCATGATACCAACACCAACCTGCGGCTGAACAGTAAAGAAACGTGATTTAAATGTGTGCGAAATATCTGATGAAGAGCCGTTTGAACCAAATACGTTTGAAATTGTACTGTAGTTTCCAAGGTCATTCCCGTATTTATAGAGCTCAAGCTTGAGTGTGCCCGTTGAAAACTGTGAACCGAATGAAATATCAAAAATTTTGCTGATGGGAATGATGTATTCAAGGCTGAAGCCGCCCTGCCCCATTGAATAATTAGCGTCTTTTTTTAATGTATCATTAACCTGCTTTGAAATTTTGGAAGAAAAACCGTTTCCAAAGCCGCCAATCCTTAAAAAATTATCCTTCATCGGCAGATCAATAAATCCACCGCCGCCCAGAGTTAAAAAACCATTTTCAGAAAATTCAGGAAATCCTGCGTTTTTCAGCTCTGTGTTCAGATTTTTTACGGGATTAAAATGCCACCCGGCGGTTACTCCCCCTGCAAATGCAAAACTGGGCAGTAATTGGGCGTTAGAATTGAATGAAAAACCACAAAAAACCAGCAAAACTGCAAAAAATTTCATTTTATGGCTCATATTGTCTGTTTTTTACAAAATTTAGAGCACAAAAATACCAAGCAATCAATTTAAAAACAATTTAAAAATTTTGCTTAGAATTTTTAAGTTAAGATATTAAAAACTATACTGTAAAAAACATATTCTATTTTTATCTTACTAAATGAAGCTTATTAAAAGTAATGGAATTACGAATAATTCTTATGATGAACTTGAAACATTGAGTTTAATAAACTATAATGTATCATATTACAATAAGGAAAAAAGGCTTACACCTATTATAAAATGGCCTGGCGGAAAAGATTCTGAGCTTAACTATATTTTACCTCAATTACCAAAACAAATTGAAAACTTTTATGATCCTTTTGTTGGTGGTGGTGCAGTTTACTTTGCAGTAAAAGCTAAAAATTATTTTATAAATGACAAATCAGACGAGCTAATTAACTTGTATTTGGAATTAGCAAAGAAAAATAATGAACTATTCTTTAATCTATTTATTAAGATTATTGAGAATTGGAAAGCTCTAGAAGAAATTGTAAGAAATAATAATAATTTTTTCATACAACTTTATAGATCTTATCACATAGAAAAAAATTTGATAAAGTTAAAAGACAAAATAACTCAATTTATATTGGAACATAATTTTGAGTTTAAGGATTTACTCAAAGGCAGTTTCTTTAATATGAATATTGAAAACTTCCTATTTGAACTAAATAAAAACTTAACTTCTAAGATTAATAATTTATCAAAAATTGAAGATGACGGAAACGATGTTATAGATTTTGATTTATTGCAGAATATTGAGACAGCATTAAAAAGTGCATTTTATATGCATTTTAGGCATTTATATAACAATTCAAATTTCTATCAATTAAATAGAACTGTACAAACAGTAATTTTTTATTTTATTAGGAATCAAGCATATAGTGGAATGTTTCGATATAATTCTAAAGGTGAATTTAATGTACCTTATGGAGGTATTCAGTATAATAGAAAAGACTTTAACAAAAAATTAAATTATTTTAGGCAAAAGGATTTTTTAAACCATTTAAGTAAAACAAAAATTACAAGTCTTGATTTTGAAGATTTTATATTAAAATTTAAGCCATCAAATAATGATTTTGTTTTTTTAGATCCACCTTATGATAGTGAGTTTAGCACATATACAAAAAATGTTTTTGGAAAAGAAGAGCATATCAGATTAGCAAATTTATTTATTAAAAACTGCAAGGCTAAATGGATGCTCGTAATAAAAAATACAGAGTTTATAGTTTCATTATATGAAGGCAAAGGCCTACATATAACATCGTTTGACAAAAGATATCTAGTAAGTTTTAAAAATAGAAATAATCCTAACACTAAACATTTAATAATTAAAAATTATGACTAGACGGATTCCTGAAAAAGAATTAATCTTACCAAGTTTATTTTTAATGAACATTCAACCGGATGGTATGATTGATACTACTACTTTAATAGATAAATTAACTTCTATATTAAAACCACCACCTGAAGATTTAGAAAGAAATCCAAGTAGAAATGATACTAAATTTTCCCAAAAAGTAAGAAATTTAAAATCGCATAATACTTTAAATGGTTTGGCTGACTATGATTATACCGAAAAAAAATATAAGATAACTGATGCTGGCATATTACATCTAAAAAATAATTCTGATATAGTAAAATATTTACTTGTTAATGATTTTGAATATTCTGATTTAGAAAGTGCATTTATTGAACTTGAAAATAATGCTGAAACTGATAAAAAAGCTATAGAAGTTTTTGATGAGAATATTTTAATTCAAGAAGGTATAAAGAAAATTACAGAAGTTTCAGTTTACGAAAGATCAACTTTGCTAAGAGAAAAGGCTATTGACAAATTTAAAAATACTGATGATTCAATTGATTGTCATACATGCGATTTTAATTTTTCTAAGTTTTATGGTGTTGCTTTAGGTAAATTGTTTATTGAAATTCATCATGTTAAACCAATTTTTAAATATGAAGATGAAGATTTAACTCGTAAAATTGATGATGCTTTAGATAATGTAATTCCTGTATGTTCTAATTGTCATCGAATGATACATAGAAACTGGAAAAAACCTCTTGAAATTTCATATTTAATTGACAGAATTAATGAAAATGGTGTATTTCGTGATTAGATTCTACAAATGCTCAAAATATGCAAGACTTGAGCCAACCCAGGTCTTTTCCTTGTTGAAATCAACGCCCATCATCTTGCCTTTGCTTAAGCGTACCAGGTTATTTACAAGATAGGGCTTTCCGTTATCATGAACGAATAATAAGCGCAGCTCAGCCTTGGCAGGCTGGTCGGGAGTTTCTATAACAGGCTCATAATTTATTTTTTTCTGCAATATGTAGTTTGTTCTGTCTGTAATTCCATCAAGGGCTTCTTTTGTCACATCAAAAATTACGCCTTGCCCGGCAAAGCTGAAAAGAGGCTTAAGCACATAATTTTCCAGGTCGGCGGGATAATTTTCAACATCACTCAGGAACCTTGTTTCAGGTACGTATTTATTTTTTAAAAAAGGAAGTGAATACTTGCTTATCCTGTAAAACCAGTTGGGATGCGGCACCCAGGTTACATTAAGCTCATCCTGAAAGCTGAATGCGGATTTCAGGTCTTTTCTTCTTTCAAGCTCATCGAATATTACCCTGTTATATATACGCTCTATTTTAGTTTTCTTTCCGTTGAGCATATAATAAAGGTCTTTGCCTTCTTTGGTGATATCTGTCAGGCAAACAGGCTTAACACCTATA
Coding sequences within:
- the wecB gene encoding UDP-N-acetylglucosamine 2-epimerase (non-hydrolyzing) — translated: MKLAPIERELNKHKSLFKHLIVHTGQHYDHRLSKVFFKDLDLPEPDIYLGAGSGSHAEQTAKIMTEFEKVVLKEKPDLVIVFGDVNSTIACALVCSKIHHGSGTIPIAHVEAGLRSFDNTMPEEINRIVTDALSEMLFITERAGVDNLLKEGVKRNRIFLTGDTMIDSLVHFRKKINSSEVLKKLGIKKQKYVLATIHRPVNVDNKENLAKIISIFEGISHSARTNDPGIKIVLPIHPRTLKMAEKFALLKKLEGINNIIITEPAGYTDFIKLLTDCKFVVTDSGGIQEEATFLKIPCLTLRESFERPETLKLGSNTLCGLSEKLIIKKTAEIFKGKYKKGKIPHLMDGKAAVRIVKVIKTRLF
- a CDS encoding nucleotide sugar dehydrogenase, whose protein sequence is MSEVLREKIKQKKAKIGIIGLGYVGLPLAIEFARKGFNVHGVDLDQNKIKLIQQKKNYIKDVINKDFLYAINNNLFTASANYDKIGDQEIIFICVPTPVTDNKTPDISFIMDSTQEIFKRMKRHTLIILKSTTFPGTTEDYVQPLLESKGWKCGKDYYLSFSPERVDPGNKVYNTGNTPIVVGGVTKKCQELSVMIMQEVATKVHQVSSPRAAEMEKLLENIFRSVNIALVNELARLCDRMGNVNIWEVIEAAATKPFGYMPFYPGPGIGGHCIQIDPYYLDWAAKQYDFHTNFVELAAESNEEMPFYVRDMVMREIANAPVKAADANVLILGTTFKRDVEDPRNSPAIKVIELLYKEGIQNINFHDPYMRNIRLMDKIFRVQELNEKLLKEADVTVIVTDHTTYDYEWIVAFSKRVIDTRNATKKLKLNREKITLLGANTFKIS
- a CDS encoding NAD-dependent epimerase/dehydratase family protein gives rise to the protein MKNILVTGGAGFIGTNFVYYITSKGYNVTVLDKLTYAGGKDNLEPLIAEGKVKFIEGDICDKDIAVKSLKGSQSVIHFAAESHNTRSETDPDLFYRTNVEGTKVMLEAAFENGIEKFIHISTDEVYGSIADGYFAEGDKLIGDSQATSAYSKSKSQADDLAMEFGRNYPVIVLRPTNNFGPWQYPEKALPRWISNILLGDKIPLWGEGLQVRDWLYAPLTSECLEFLLNKGEAGNAYNVAANHNPEITNRRAAEWICEMLGVNKDEWISYIPDPRPNHDFRYALNVDKITKLGFKPAVDPYAQFKATVEWYKANEQWWKKRKEEAESIYK
- a CDS encoding DNA adenine methylase translates to MKLIKSNGITNNSYDELETLSLINYNVSYYNKEKRLTPIIKWPGGKDSELNYILPQLPKQIENFYDPFVGGGAVYFAVKAKNYFINDKSDELINLYLELAKKNNELFFNLFIKIIENWKALEEIVRNNNNFFIQLYRSYHIEKNLIKLKDKITQFILEHNFEFKDLLKGSFFNMNIENFLFELNKNLTSKINNLSKIEDDGNDVIDFDLLQNIETALKSAFYMHFRHLYNNSNFYQLNRTVQTVIFYFIRNQAYSGMFRYNSKGEFNVPYGGIQYNRKDFNKKLNYFRQKDFLNHLSKTKITSLDFEDFILKFKPSNNDFVFLDPPYDSEFSTYTKNVFGKEEHIRLANLFIKNCKAKWMLVIKNTEFIVSLYEGKGLHITSFDKRYLVSFKNRNNPNTKHLIIKNYD
- a CDS encoding HNH endonuclease — protein: MTRRIPEKELILPSLFLMNIQPDGMIDTTTLIDKLTSILKPPPEDLERNPSRNDTKFSQKVRNLKSHNTLNGLADYDYTEKKYKITDAGILHLKNNSDIVKYLLVNDFEYSDLESAFIELENNAETDKKAIEVFDENILIQEGIKKITEVSVYERSTLLREKAIDKFKNTDDSIDCHTCDFNFSKFYGVALGKLFIEIHHVKPIFKYEDEDLTRKIDDALDNVIPVCSNCHRMIHRNWKKPLEISYLIDRINENGVFRD